The window TGGAGGAGTACGCCATCCGGTCGATGGCCCAGGCCGGTCCGGTGCCGCTCTGGGTGCCGGGGCGGCCCGGGCAGCTCACCTCCTGAGCCTCCGGCCGGCCGGCCCGGCTGCCTCCGTATGCTGGCCCGATGCCTTTGCGGAGCCTGCACGACCGAGCCGCCCTCGAAGCCCGCTTCCGACGGGACCCGGCGTTGCACCTGATGGAACTCGGTGACCTCGACGACCTGCTGTGGCCGCACACCTCCTGGTACGGCGTCGCCCCGGACGGTCCGGTGGCGCTGCTGTACGCGGTCGGCGACACCCCCACCCTGCTGGCCTTCGGCGGGGCCGCCGAGGCACCGGAGGTGGCGGAGCTGGTCCGGGAACTGCTGCCGGTCCTGCCGCGCCGCTTCTTCGGCCACCTGACCGGCGACGCGGCCGGGGTGCTGGCCGAGGCGTACGAGGTGCGCCGCCACGGCACCCTGCTGCGGATGGTGCTGACCGACCCGGAGCGCGCGGCGGCGCACCCCGCCGACCCGTGGGCGCCGGTCCCGCTGGGCCGCGCGGACCTGCCCGAGCTGGTGAAGCTGTTCGCCGAGGCCTACCCGGGGAACTGGTTCGACGACCGGATGCTCGACACCGGCCAGTACGTCGGCGCCCGCCGGGACGGCCGGCTGGTCGCCGTCGCGGGCGTGCACGCCTGGTCGCCCGTCCAGCGGGTGGCCGTGCTCGGCAACGTCACGACGCACCCCGCGGTCCGGCGCCAGGGCGCGGCCGGGGCCTGCGTGGCCGCGCTCTGCCGGCAGCTCGCGGACGGCAGCGACCACATCGGGCTGAACGTCCGCGCGGACAACGCGGCCGCCGTGGAACTGTACCGGCGGCTGGGCTTCACCGAGGTCACCTCCTTCACCGAGGCGACGTTCACCGCACGCTGACCGGTACGGCCGCCGTCCCGGGCGCCCGTGCCCGCCCGCAGGGCGGCCGGAGTTCAGGCGGAGGCCGCGGTCGTCCCGCGCGTCCTCGCCCGCCCCGACGACCACGCGGCCGCACCCCCCACCAGCAGGGCCGCCCCCAGCGCGTAGACCGGCAGCCAGTGGGTCGTCGTCGCCGCCAGGCAGTCGTCGACGACCGCGCGGCTCTGCTCCCGCTGCGCGGACTCCAGTGCGTCGGGGTCCGCCCCGGCCAGGCCCCCCAGGGCGGCCTGGGTCCGCAGGCTCTCGTACCGGCCCGCCTCCGGGCAGGACTGCCGGGTGCCCGGCATCGGGAACAGCCAGTCCCAGCGCTGCAGCGCCGGGGCCAGCGCCAGGGCCACACAGAGGCCCACGACCAGCGCGTACGCCGCCAGGCCGCAGGCATAGCCGACGCGTCGGCCCGGCGTGCGGACCGGCACCCGGCCGAAGGAGAGGACCACCGCGAGCAGCGTCACACCGAGGTAGGTGGAGAACCACTGCCAGGAGCCCTCGGCGAAGGAGAACGCCAGCACCACGGCGAGCGCCGTCCCGAGTACCCCGGGGTCGGCGGACAGGTCCGCACCGCCCACCGCCGCGCGGTCGCGGACACCTCGACGGCTGGGCTCGCTCACGGGCTCTCTCCTGCCTGCCGCCGGCTCCGGAGCTCCAGCCTCCCGCCCCGACCCGTGGTCACCCCCGGCTCCCACACCGCTCCCCGCCCGGCCCCACCCGCTCGGCCCAGCGGCGCGGGCCGGTGGCCGGTCAGCCGCGGGCGGTGTCGGCCGGGCGGCAGAGGTGGAGGCTGTAGGAGGCGCGGCACTCGGTCTGCGCGGGCACCACCCCCGAGCCGCGCACGCCCTGGACCAGGCTGACCAGCACGACGGCGACCAGCGCGGCCTTGACGGCCCCGGTCAGCGCCCCGTCGTACCGGGCCGCCGAGAAGCGCCTGAACGCGTAGACGACTCCGCAGAGCGCGGCGACGATCGCCGAGACGCTGAGGTAGCTGTAGCCGGTGATCTCGCCGTTCTCCCGGACGGTGTTCTCGAAGTGGAAGTCGGCGACCACCGGGAGGAGCGCCAGGAGGGCCGCCGCCCAGCCGATCCTGACGGCCCGGCCGCGGCCACGGAAGTACTCGATCATCGGCGTCCCCCTGGTGTACCGGAGCGGGGCCGCCCGACCCGAGGGACGGCCGCCCCCGCACCCCGGCCGTCCTCGTCGCGGAGGAGGACGCCGGGGGGGCGACGCCCGGTTCCCGTAGGCGAGATGACGCGGCGTCAGCCGAGCGCCGCCGCCTTGCGCAGCAGGACCGACCGCTCGCGGGCGTTGCGGCAGAGCCGGGCGGCGAGTTCCAGCTCCGCCCGCGCCTCCGCGGTGCGGCCGAGCCGGGAGAGCAGCTCGCCGCGCACGCTCGGCAGCAGGTGGGAGCCGGACAGTCGGCCGGCGGCGGCCAGCGTGTCGACCAGGGGAAGCGCCTCCTGCGGCCCCGACGCCATGGCGACGGCGACCGCCCGGTTGAGTTCGACCACGGGGGAGGGCGCGACCCGGCCGAGCGCCTCGTAGAGCAGCACGATCCGGTCCCAGTCGGTCTCCGGGACGGAGGGGGCCGTGGCGTGGCAGGCGGCGATCGCCGCCTGCAGGCCGTACGGCCCGAGGCCGCGCCCGGCGGCCGTCGCCCGGGTGAGCGCGGCCAGGCCGCGGCGGACGGCGGAGCGGTCCCACAACCGGCGGTCCTGGTCCTCCAGCAGCACGGCCTCGCCGTCCGGACCGGTGCGCGCGGGGAAGCGCGCGGCGGTGAGCTCGAAGAGGGCGAGCTGCCCGAACACCTCCGGTTCCGCGGGCAGCAGCGCGGTGAGCGTGCGGGCCAGCCGGATCGCCTCGTAGGCGAGACCGGGGCGCAGCAGCCGGTCGCCGGACGTCGCCGTCGAGCCCTCGGTGAAGATCACGTAGAGCACGCTGAGGACCCCGCCGAGCCGCTCGCGCCGTTCCGTCGCCGGGGGCAGCTCGAAGGGCACCCCGGCCGCGCCGATCGTCTTCTTCGCCCGGGTGATCCGCGCCTGGACGGTCGGCACGGGTACCAGGAAGGCCCGGGCGATCTCCTCGCTGGAGAGGCCGGCCACCACGCGCAGGGTCAGCGCCGTGCGGGCCTCGGGGGACAGCACGGGGTGGCAGGCCACGAAGATCAGCGCGAGGACGTCGTCCTCGATCCGGTCCGGGTCCCAGGGCGGGTCGTCGGACCGGTCCGCGGGCGGCTCGGCGCCCGAGCTCGCCCCGCCCTCACCGAGCCCGCCGGCCAGCGCGGCGTAGCGGTCGTCGAGGGCGGCGCGGCGGCGGAAGTGGTCGATGGCGCGCCGCCGGGCGGTGTTCAGCAGCCAGCCCACCGGGCTGGCCGGCTCGCCGTCGCGCGCCCAGGCGACGAGCGCCTGGGCCAGGGCCTCCTGCGCGACGTCCTCGGCCAGGTCGAAGTCCCCGGTGTACCGGGTGAGCGCGCCGACGATCCGCGCGGACTCGATCCGCCAGAGGGCCTCGACCGCCCGCCGGGCGGCCGCGCCGCCCGGCGGATCGTCCGGTGCCGGAGGTGTCAGAGCTGGCCGGTCCGCTCGCGCCATGCCCGTTCCTTGATGATCCACTCGTTGTCCTGCGGGAACTCGTCGATCCCCGGCACGCGCCGGATCTCGATCTTGGTGCCGGGGAAGGACGGCAGCCGCTTGGCCCACTCGACCGCCTCCTGCTTCGAGGCCACGTCGAGGATGTAGAAGCCGCCGAACAGTTCCTTGGTCTCACCGTACGGGCCGTCGGTGACAACCGGGGTCTCCCCGCTGACGTCGACCACCACGCCCTGCGCCGCGTCGTCCAGGCCCTCGGCCGCGACGAGCACGCCGGCCCGGATCAGCTCGTCGTTGTAGCGGCCCATGGTCGCGAGCATCTCGTCGAACGGCGTCTCCATCATCTTCGCGATCGACTCGTCGCTGCCCCGCATGATCAACATGTACTTCGCCACGACTGCTCTCCTTCGTCCCGGGGACCGTTCTTCGGTCCTCTCTATCCCAGGTCGAACGGGACGGCCGCGGATCGACACGGCGGCGAAGGAATTTCCGGGCCGGGTCCTTCCGGGCTCTTCCGGGCCCGGAAGGACCCGGCCGACCGTTCCCGCCGCCGGGCCGCGGGAACGGTCGGCCGGGGGGTCTACCCGGCGCTCCGGCCGGCCGCCGCCGTCCGGCGGGCGGCCGGGGCCGGGGCGTCCCGGCCGTCGTCGTCGAGGGCGCGCAGGATGTCCTCGACACTCTGCTTGGCGTCGCCGAAGAGCATGGCGGTGTTCTCGCGGAAGAACAGCGGGTTCTGGACCCCGGCGTAGCCGGAGGCCATCGACCGCTTGAACACGATCACCTGCTCCGCCTCCCACACCCGCAGCACCGGCATGCCGGCGATCGGACTGGTCGGGTCGTCGGTGGCGGCCGGATTCACGGTGTCGTTGGCGCCGATGACGAGGACGACGGAGGTGGCGGCGAGGTCGTCGTTGATCTCGTCCATCTCCAGGACGATGTCGTACGGCACCTTCGCCTCGGCGAGCAGCACGTTCATGTGCCCCGGCAGCCGCCCGGCGACGGGGTGGACCCCGAAGCGGACGTCGACGCCGCGCTCGCGCAGCCGGCGGGTGAGCTCGGCGACCGGGTGCTGCGCCTGCGCCACCGCCATCCCGTACCCGGGGGTGATGACGACCGACCGGGCCTGTGCGAGCTGCCG of the Kitasatospora sp. NBC_01246 genome contains:
- a CDS encoding GNAT family N-acetyltransferase, with amino-acid sequence MPLRSLHDRAALEARFRRDPALHLMELGDLDDLLWPHTSWYGVAPDGPVALLYAVGDTPTLLAFGGAAEAPEVAELVRELLPVLPRRFFGHLTGDAAGVLAEAYEVRRHGTLLRMVLTDPERAAAHPADPWAPVPLGRADLPELVKLFAEAYPGNWFDDRMLDTGQYVGARRDGRLVAVAGVHAWSPVQRVAVLGNVTTHPAVRRQGAAGACVAALCRQLADGSDHIGLNVRADNAAAVELYRRLGFTEVTSFTEATFTAR
- a CDS encoding YciI family protein — protein: MAKYMLIMRGSDESIAKMMETPFDEMLATMGRYNDELIRAGVLVAAEGLDDAAQGVVVDVSGETPVVTDGPYGETKELFGGFYILDVASKQEAVEWAKRLPSFPGTKIEIRRVPGIDEFPQDNEWIIKERAWRERTGQL
- a CDS encoding RNA polymerase sigma factor, whose protein sequence is MARADRPALTPPAPDDPPGGAAARRAVEALWRIESARIVGALTRYTGDFDLAEDVAQEALAQALVAWARDGEPASPVGWLLNTARRRAIDHFRRRAALDDRYAALAGGLGEGGASSGAEPPADRSDDPPWDPDRIEDDVLALIFVACHPVLSPEARTALTLRVVAGLSSEEIARAFLVPVPTVQARITRAKKTIGAAGVPFELPPATERRERLGGVLSVLYVIFTEGSTATSGDRLLRPGLAYEAIRLARTLTALLPAEPEVFGQLALFELTAARFPARTGPDGEAVLLEDQDRRLWDRSAVRRGLAALTRATAAGRGLGPYGLQAAIAACHATAPSVPETDWDRIVLLYEALGRVAPSPVVELNRAVAVAMASGPQEALPLVDTLAAAGRLSGSHLLPSVRGELLSRLGRTAEARAELELAARLCRNARERSVLLRKAAALG